In Crinalium epipsammum PCC 9333, the following are encoded in one genomic region:
- a CDS encoding SGNH/GDSL hydrolase family protein: MNNTTIASVSLNIVLLFIIILLLYQKGSVNKAFIDFCASVSLPTDNLITKSWWIREVSHQVSLTQSQEYNTCIFGDSITSPLSNTLGEHTFNFALKGMSSVSLIEQLNKLAAAHVRCQKAIIAIGTNDACYHIDDDTFINNMQQAISLVREMGANQVILIPTFYSTVAASLNPLLAGTITRIEEINQLIHQIAESQNVAVNAECIQELFEGKALKKSLTTDGVHLNADGQQIYRQGLIKLISSIGT; the protein is encoded by the coding sequence ATGAACAATACGACAATCGCATCTGTTTCATTAAACATTGTTTTATTATTTATAATAATATTATTACTGTATCAAAAAGGCTCAGTCAATAAAGCTTTTATTGATTTTTGTGCAAGTGTATCATTACCCACAGACAATTTAATTACAAAATCTTGGTGGATAAGGGAAGTTAGCCATCAAGTCAGCTTGACGCAATCTCAGGAATACAATACTTGCATATTTGGTGACTCAATTACTTCTCCTCTCAGCAATACATTAGGTGAACATACTTTTAACTTTGCTCTCAAAGGCATGAGTAGTGTTTCTCTAATTGAACAACTAAACAAATTAGCTGCTGCTCATGTTAGATGTCAAAAAGCAATTATCGCCATTGGTACAAACGATGCTTGTTACCACATTGATGATGATACTTTTATTAATAATATGCAGCAAGCAATATCTTTAGTAAGAGAAATGGGTGCTAATCAGGTAATTTTAATTCCTACTTTTTACTCAACTGTTGCAGCAAGTCTCAATCCATTATTAGCAGGTACAATTACCAGAATTGAAGAAATTAACCAATTAATTCATCAAATTGCCGAAAGTCAAAATGTTGCCGTAAATGCGGAATGTATACAGGAGTTATTTGAAGGGAAAGCACTGAAAAAAAGTTTAACTACTGATGGTGTCCATCTCAATGCTGATGGACAACAGATATATCGACAAGGATTAATAAAGCTCATTAGTAGCATTGGTACTTGA